From Lysobacter silvisoli, the proteins below share one genomic window:
- a CDS encoding alpha/beta fold hydrolase yields the protein MNRRRFLTATATTLAAGAFAGLAGAAAPASASAREAAVFHGARRYLSTRHGRIAYVERGRGAAALFLHGFPLNGYQWRGAIERLAPQRRCIAPDFLGLGHTEVAPGQSVAPDAQVDMLLALLDGLKVDRADVIASDSGGAVAQLLLARHPERVRSLLLANCDTEIECPPPAMLPVIALAREGKFVDQWLAPWLADKALARSKDGIGGMCYLDPNQPTDEALDAYFSPMVVSAASKQRVHDYATALDHNVLAGVAAGLAGSRAPVRVVWGMGDTIFSPAGLAHLQGAFGNLHGVRRLEGSKLFWPEERPDVVAEEAQRLWAAAE from the coding sequence ATGAACCGCAGGCGCTTCCTCACCGCTACCGCCACCACCCTGGCCGCCGGCGCCTTCGCCGGTCTGGCCGGCGCTGCCGCTCCCGCCAGCGCCTCCGCACGCGAAGCCGCCGTGTTCCACGGTGCGCGCCGTTACCTGAGCACCCGCCACGGCCGCATCGCCTACGTCGAACGCGGCCGCGGCGCGGCGGCGCTGTTCCTGCATGGCTTCCCGCTCAACGGCTACCAGTGGCGCGGCGCGATCGAACGCCTGGCGCCGCAGCGACGCTGCATCGCGCCGGACTTCCTCGGCCTGGGCCACACCGAAGTCGCGCCGGGCCAGAGCGTGGCGCCCGATGCCCAGGTGGACATGCTGCTGGCCCTGCTCGATGGATTGAAGGTGGACCGCGCCGACGTGATCGCCAGCGACAGCGGCGGCGCGGTCGCGCAGTTGTTGCTGGCGCGTCACCCTGAGCGCGTGCGCAGCCTGCTGCTGGCCAATTGCGACACCGAGATCGAATGCCCGCCCCCGGCGATGCTGCCGGTGATCGCGCTCGCGCGCGAAGGCAAGTTCGTCGACCAGTGGCTGGCGCCGTGGCTGGCCGACAAGGCGCTGGCGCGCTCCAAGGACGGCATCGGCGGCATGTGCTACCTGGATCCCAACCAGCCCACCGACGAAGCGCTGGACGCCTATTTCTCGCCGATGGTGGTCTCGGCCGCGAGCAAGCAGCGCGTGCACGACTACGCCACGGCCTTGGACCACAACGTGCTGGCCGGCGTGGCCGCGGGTCTGGCCGGCAGCCGCGCGCCGGTGCGCGTCGTCTGGGGCATGGGCGACACCATCTTTTCGCCGGCCGGCCTGGCGCACCTGCAAGGCGCGTTCGGCAACCTGCACGGCGTGCGCCGGCTCGAGGGCAGCAAGCTGTTCTGGCCGGAGGAACGCCCCGACGTGGTCGCCGAGGAGGCGCAGCGCTTGTGGGCGGCGGCGGAATGA
- a CDS encoding GIY-YIG nuclease family protein — MTWLTSGDPDSLHSPSTGRCYLYVLPCAYEDLLKLGFSRDPLRRLHELQSRYYESFDLQRAFLVETETVRDARALELQLQRVLAAHQAPAPLTIRREAAGHTEWYRGAYATLQARAQALGEGGHRLHAPLRGWVAAQLDARSDALYAWASTVLDALSGEPEQLDAAPLADLRRRVLDSLDAYPALDLRLDGRLPDALLQWYRARR, encoded by the coding sequence ATGACCTGGTTGACCAGCGGCGATCCGGATTCCCTGCACAGCCCCAGCACCGGGCGCTGCTATCTGTACGTGTTGCCTTGCGCCTACGAGGATCTGCTCAAGCTGGGCTTCTCGCGCGACCCACTGCGCCGGCTGCACGAGTTGCAGTCGCGCTACTACGAAAGCTTCGACCTGCAGCGCGCCTTCCTGGTCGAAACCGAGACCGTGCGCGACGCGCGCGCCCTGGAACTGCAACTGCAACGCGTGCTGGCCGCGCACCAGGCGCCGGCGCCGCTGACGATCCGGCGCGAGGCGGCCGGCCACACCGAGTGGTATCGCGGCGCCTATGCGACCTTGCAGGCGCGTGCGCAAGCGCTGGGCGAGGGCGGGCATCGCCTGCATGCGCCGCTGCGCGGCTGGGTGGCGGCGCAGTTGGATGCGCGCAGCGACGCGCTCTACGCCTGGGCCTCGACCGTGCTGGACGCGCTGAGCGGCGAGCCCGAGCAACTGGACGCGGCGCCGCTGGCCGACCTGCGCCGCCGCGTGCTCGACTCCCTGGATGCCTATCCGGCCCTGGACCTGCGCTTGGACGGCCGCCTGCCGGATGCGCTGCTGCAGTGGTACCGCGCCCGCCGCTGA
- a CDS encoding HAD family hydrolase, translated as MDLALFDFDGTITQRELFVEFVASVMPPSRMRAGRLRVLPTWLGYKLGLVSGSTIRAQVARLGFRDLPQAQLEEAGRRFAEQVIPTALRPEAMARIAWHRERGDTVAVVSGAFDVYLRHWCQAQGLDWLCSSLEARDGVLTGRYHGAQCVGAEKPRRVRERYQLSRYAQIHAYGDTREDRELLALAHHRWYRWQPLA; from the coding sequence TTGGATCTGGCGCTATTCGATTTCGACGGCACCATCACGCAGCGCGAACTGTTCGTCGAGTTCGTAGCTTCGGTCATGCCGCCCTCGCGCATGCGGGCGGGGCGGTTGCGCGTGTTGCCGACCTGGCTGGGCTACAAGCTCGGGCTGGTGTCGGGCTCGACCATCCGCGCCCAGGTCGCGCGCCTGGGCTTCCGCGATCTGCCGCAGGCGCAACTGGAAGAGGCCGGTCGCCGTTTCGCCGAGCAGGTGATTCCCACCGCGCTGCGGCCGGAGGCGATGGCGCGCATCGCCTGGCACCGCGAACGCGGCGACACGGTGGCGGTGGTGTCGGGCGCGTTCGACGTCTACCTGCGTCACTGGTGCCAGGCGCAGGGCCTGGACTGGCTGTGTTCGTCGCTGGAGGCGCGCGACGGCGTGCTGACTGGGCGCTACCACGGCGCCCAATGCGTGGGCGCCGAGAAACCGCGGCGCGTGCGCGAGCGCTACCAGCTCTCGCGCTACGCGCAGATCCACGCCTACGGCGACACTCGCGAAGATCGGGAGCTGTTGGCGTTGGCGCACCATCGCTGGTACCGCTGGCAGCCGCTGGCCTGA
- a CDS encoding helix-turn-helix domain-containing protein translates to MDTAARSVPAPAQVGVLLREWRAARRLSQLDLALDAGLSARHLSCVETGKSHASRELIVRLADALEMPLRERNALLVAAGYAPQYPETALDTPELSQVRRAIEFILAQQEPYPAFVLNRRWDILMANAAAARVNAYVMDGRPNRHANMIRQIFDPQDLRPAVANWEEVAGDLIRHLHDAVAATPGDTATRALLDEALAYPGVPARWRRRELGAAPTPLLTTALRRDGQVLRFFSTITTFGTPRDVTIDELHIECCFPVDDATTQLCRTLARDGAAD, encoded by the coding sequence ATGGATACCGCTGCCCGTTCCGTTCCCGCCCCTGCCCAAGTGGGCGTGCTGTTGCGCGAATGGCGTGCGGCGCGACGTCTGAGCCAGCTGGACCTGGCGCTGGACGCCGGCCTGTCGGCGCGGCACCTGAGCTGCGTGGAGACCGGCAAGTCGCACGCCAGCCGCGAGCTGATCGTGCGCCTGGCCGATGCGCTGGAAATGCCGCTGCGCGAGCGCAATGCCCTGCTGGTGGCGGCTGGCTATGCGCCGCAGTATCCCGAGACCGCGCTGGACACGCCCGAACTGTCGCAGGTGCGCCGCGCGATCGAATTCATCCTGGCCCAGCAGGAGCCGTATCCGGCCTTCGTGCTCAACCGGCGCTGGGACATCCTGATGGCCAACGCCGCCGCGGCCCGGGTCAACGCCTACGTGATGGACGGCCGCCCCAATCGCCACGCCAACATGATCCGGCAGATCTTCGATCCGCAGGATCTGCGTCCGGCGGTGGCCAACTGGGAGGAGGTGGCCGGCGACCTGATCCGCCATCTGCACGACGCGGTGGCGGCCACGCCCGGCGACACCGCCACGCGCGCGCTGCTGGACGAGGCCCTGGCCTACCCGGGCGTGCCCGCGCGCTGGCGCCGGCGCGAGCTGGGCGCCGCGCCCACGCCGCTGCTGACCACGGCGCTGCGCCGCGACGGCCAGGTGCTGCGCTTCTTTTCCACCATCACCACCTTCGGCACGCCGCGCGACGTGACCATCGACGAGCTGCACATCGAATGTTGCTTTCCGGTCGACGACGCCACGACGCAGTTGTGTCGCACGCTGGCACGCGACGGCGCAGCGGACTAG